A genomic stretch from Schistosoma haematobium chromosome 4, whole genome shotgun sequence includes:
- the LAMC1_8 gene encoding Laminin subunit gamma-1 (EggNog:ENOG410V61M~COG:W), which translates to MQLEDLDFADDLTLLSQAQQRMKEKTTRVAAASGAVGLNIHKGKSKILRYNTACINPITNDGEDLEDVKTFTYLGSIIDEQGGSDADVNESVKQEQYIYN; encoded by the coding sequence atgcagctggaagatctggacttcgcagatgatcttaCCCTCCTATCACAAGCGCAGCAACGAATgaaggagaagacgaccagggtagcagcagcctcaggagcagtaggtctcaatatacacaaagggaaaagcaagattctccgatacaacacagcatgcatcaatccaatcacaaatgacggagaagatttggaagatgttaaaacctttacatatttgggcagcatcattgatgaacagggtggatctgatgcagatgtgaatgaatcggtaaagcaagagcagtatatttacaactga